Proteins found in one Nocardia brasiliensis ATCC 700358 genomic segment:
- a CDS encoding TetR/AcrR family transcriptional regulator, with the protein MGNREDLLAGARRCLLEKGYARTTVRDITTAAGGVSMAAIGYHFGSKEALLNEALAEANREWGVELERALTEARRPDSAPLDRFAASWSAVIASIGTHRGLWAATFDTIAQAGHDPTTKDQLAARMAEARSGLASLLADADADAADPRKAQALGGFYQILLTGLAAQCLIDPEHAPTGADLAAAIREVTD; encoded by the coding sequence ATGGGAAATCGCGAGGATCTACTGGCCGGCGCCCGCCGCTGCCTGCTCGAGAAGGGCTACGCCCGCACCACCGTGCGCGATATCACGACCGCCGCGGGCGGGGTGAGCATGGCTGCGATCGGCTACCACTTCGGCTCCAAAGAGGCCCTGTTGAACGAGGCCCTCGCCGAAGCCAACCGCGAGTGGGGCGTGGAACTCGAGCGCGCGCTCACCGAGGCACGCCGGCCCGACAGCGCGCCGCTGGATCGATTCGCGGCGAGCTGGAGCGCGGTGATCGCCTCGATCGGTACCCATCGCGGCCTCTGGGCGGCCACGTTCGACACCATCGCCCAGGCCGGACACGATCCGACGACCAAGGACCAGCTCGCGGCCCGTATGGCCGAGGCCCGCAGCGGTCTCGCCTCTCTCTTGGCCGACGCCGACGCCGACGCAGCCGATCCGCGAAAAGCGCAGGCGCTCGGCGGTTTTTATCAAATCCTGCTGACCGGCCTGGCGGCCCAGTGCCTGATCGACCCCGAGCACGCGCCCACCGGTGCCGACCTGGCCGCGGCAATTCGGGAGGTCACGGATTGA
- a CDS encoding FAD-dependent monooxygenase — protein MSNPQPPRNRNVLISGASIAGPALAFWLSRYGFAPTIVERAPALRTGGQAIDVLGTGTDVVRKMGLLDQALESSTGKRGTSYVDASGRSRADISSEMFNGVGADGDTEIQRGDLARVLYDATRDDVGYLFGDSITGLTEDAEGVHVTFARAESRTFDLVIGADGVHSNTRALVFGPEHEFLRHMGYYLAIFTTPNLLELDHWEQDYNVPGKIAGSYSARENAEAKAVFAFESGPLDYDHRDVAQQKRILADTFAGVGWAVPRLLAHLDAATDFYFDAMAQIKMDTWSKGRVALVGDAGYCAAPLSGQGANLSLVGAYILAGELAAARGDHTVAFTRYHQELRPMVDACQRFAEGVGKWYAPPTNSMIRLRNLNVRLLPYLPWRALIGGAPQKVARTIPAKNYRPHELVTPPS, from the coding sequence ATGAGCAATCCCCAGCCGCCGCGCAATCGGAACGTCCTCATCTCCGGCGCGAGCATCGCCGGACCCGCGCTGGCCTTCTGGCTGAGTCGCTACGGTTTCGCGCCGACGATCGTCGAGCGCGCGCCCGCCCTGCGCACCGGCGGGCAGGCCATCGACGTGCTCGGGACCGGCACCGACGTGGTGCGGAAGATGGGTCTGCTGGACCAGGCGCTCGAGTCGAGCACCGGTAAACGCGGCACCTCCTACGTCGACGCGTCGGGCCGGTCCCGCGCCGATATCAGCAGCGAGATGTTCAACGGGGTCGGCGCGGACGGCGACACCGAGATCCAGCGTGGCGATCTGGCGCGGGTGCTCTACGACGCGACCCGCGACGATGTCGGATACCTGTTCGGGGACAGCATCACCGGGCTCACCGAGGATGCCGAGGGCGTGCACGTCACGTTCGCCCGGGCCGAGTCACGCACCTTCGATCTGGTGATCGGCGCCGACGGCGTGCACTCGAACACCCGCGCGCTGGTCTTCGGTCCGGAGCACGAATTCCTCCGGCACATGGGCTATTACCTCGCCATCTTCACCACCCCGAACCTGCTCGAGCTGGATCACTGGGAACAGGACTACAACGTGCCCGGCAAGATCGCGGGTAGTTACAGTGCTCGCGAAAACGCCGAAGCGAAAGCGGTTTTCGCGTTCGAGTCCGGTCCGCTCGACTACGACCACCGAGATGTCGCGCAGCAGAAGCGGATCCTCGCCGACACCTTCGCCGGGGTGGGCTGGGCGGTGCCGCGCCTGCTCGCCCACCTCGACGCCGCCACCGACTTCTATTTCGACGCGATGGCGCAGATCAAGATGGACACCTGGTCGAAGGGGCGGGTCGCGCTGGTCGGGGACGCGGGGTACTGCGCCGCGCCGCTGTCCGGTCAGGGCGCGAACCTGTCACTGGTCGGCGCCTATATCTTGGCCGGCGAACTCGCCGCCGCCCGCGGTGACCACACCGTCGCCTTCACCCGCTACCACCAGGAACTGCGACCGATGGTCGATGCCTGCCAGCGCTTCGCCGAAGGCGTCGGCAAATGGTATGCGCCACCCACCAATTCGATGATCCGCCTCCGCAACCTCAACGTCCGCCTCCTCCCGTACCTCCCCTGGCGTGCCCTCATCGGCGGCGCGCCCCAAAAAGTCGCCCGCACCATCCCCGCCAAGAACTACCGCCCCCACGAACTCGTCACGCCGCCGAGCTGA